A stretch of Palaemon carinicauda isolate YSFRI2023 chromosome 34, ASM3689809v2, whole genome shotgun sequence DNA encodes these proteins:
- the LOC137626611 gene encoding uncharacterized protein, translating to MSESGNGITSEEQIWPKYDPVYQRYFQIGTQKIVRNHYRAEKVALWSWLLPGLERVGSRYGPDKNFHRLPTDLQSGLYPESSGPYNLTDGFPSSPITPTITGTTDILHNLINVAKANKIQVSKSANLDMGKDFPYTTALSLTVAIACSLLILNILVLTTVHYRHKANRQSLAKDSQDANSEDGNDVQLHSSWDNCKTIYAPAHYGTLKPSITMHSNLATAFEEESQHDWPPDYISSVQTIDDMNGIISNRISPDTQGTITNTHMLHEPKGNILSVKTLKQPVASYTYPNDGQLVSTYSNKENQLVQNYSPSVGQQVTSYAPKDGQLILNSLSSSASTMHIRE from the exons ATGTCCGAGAGCGGAAACGGcataacttctgaagagcagatttggcccaaatatgatccagtctatcagagatacttcCAAATAG gaacacagaaaATTGTACGTAACCACTACCGTGCTGaaaaagtagccttgtggtcatggctacttcctggtctggaacgagtgggttctcggtacggcccagataaaaactttcacagattaccaactgatctccagtcaGGATTATACCCTGAATCATCAGGTCCGTATAACTTAACAGATGGCTTTCCATCTAGCCCAATCACTCCAACCATCACTGGCACAACAGATATACTTCATAACTTAATAAATGTAGCTAAAGCTAACAAAATTCAGGTCAGTAAATCAGCTAATTTGGATATGGGGAAGGATTTCCCCTACACGACTGCACTGAGCTTGACAGTGGCTattgcctgctctttgctaatcctaaatatcctggttcttactACCGTTCATTATCGACATAAGGCCAACCGCCAGAGCCTCGCCAAAGACTCGCAGGACGCGAATAGCGAGGACGGGAATGACGTCCAGTTGCACTCGTCTTGGGACAACTGTAAGACTATATATGCCCCAGCACATTATGGAACCCTGAAGCCTTCTATCACAATGCAtagcaacctggccacagccttCGAAGAGGAATCCCAGCATGACTGGCcgccagactacataagcagcgtacaaaccatagacgatatGAATGGCATAAtatccaataggatctctccagatacacaaggcaccattacgaatacgcatatgctacacgaaccaaaaggaaatatattatcagTTAAAACActcaagcagcctgtggcttcctacacatatccgaatgatggtcaactcgtctctacatattcaaataaagagaatcaactcgtccaaaattattcaccAAGTGTAGGCCAACAAGTTACAAGTTATGCTCCGAAGGATGGACAGCTAATTCTAAATTCTTTGTCGAGCAGTGCTTCTACGATGCATATTAGGGAGTAG